The proteins below come from a single Candidatus Limnocylindria bacterium genomic window:
- a CDS encoding ATP-dependent Clp protease proteolytic subunit, translating into MNFVPMVIEQSGRGERAYDIFSRLLKERIIFIGDAVEDTMANLIIAQLLFLESEDPERDIYLYVNSPGGVVTAGLAIYDTMQYLKAPVSTICVGQAASMAAVLVSAGAKGKRYALPNSRIMIHQGSGGFRGNTPDVLIQVKELETLVDKLTRILAHHTGQDVEKVRRDSERDRFMSAEEAKAYGIIDEIFVGKDSLISIAKAAEEKEPKETKERVPVAAR; encoded by the coding sequence ATGAATTTCGTGCCGATGGTCATCGAGCAATCCGGGCGAGGCGAGCGCGCCTACGACATCTTCTCGCGCCTGCTGAAAGAGCGGATCATCTTCATCGGGGACGCCGTCGAGGACACGATGGCGAACCTCATCATCGCCCAGCTGCTGTTCCTCGAGTCGGAGGATCCCGAGCGCGACATCTACCTCTACGTCAACTCGCCCGGCGGCGTCGTGACCGCCGGCCTCGCGATCTACGACACGATGCAGTACCTGAAGGCTCCGGTGAGCACGATCTGCGTCGGGCAGGCGGCGTCGATGGCCGCCGTCCTGGTGTCGGCGGGTGCGAAGGGGAAGCGCTATGCGCTTCCGAACTCGCGGATCATGATCCACCAGGGCTCCGGTGGATTCCGCGGTAACACGCCCGACGTGCTCATCCAGGTGAAAGAGCTCGAGACGCTCGTCGACAAGCTCACGCGCATCCTCGCGCATCACACCGGTCAGGATGTCGAGAAGGTCCGTCGCGACTCGGAGCGCGACCGCTTCATGAGCGCAGAGGAGGCGAAAGCCTACGGGATCATCGACGAGATCTTCGTCGGCAAGGATTCGCTCATCTCCATCGCCAAGGCGGCGGAAGAGAAGGAACCGAAGGAAACCAAGGAGCGCGTCCCGGTGGCGGCCCGCTAG